A portion of the Rhinolophus sinicus isolate RSC01 linkage group LG03, ASM3656204v1, whole genome shotgun sequence genome contains these proteins:
- the TAF9 gene encoding transcription initiation factor TFIID subunit 9, with protein MESGKMASPKSMPKDAQMMAQILKDMGITEYEPRVINQMLEFAFRYVTTILDDAKIYSSHAKKATVDADDVRLAIQCRADQSFTSPPPRDFLLDIARQRNQTPLPLIKPYSGPRLPPDRYCLTAPNYRLKSLQKKASTSAGRITVPRLSVGSVTSRPSTPTLGTPTPQTMSVSTKVGAPMSLTGQRFTVQMPTSQSPSVKASIPATSAVQNVLINPSLIGSKNILITTNMVSSQNTTNESSNALKRKRDDDDDDDDDDDDYDNL; from the coding sequence ATGGAGTCTGGCAAGATGGCTTCTCCCAAGAGCATGCCGAAAGATGCACAGATGATGGCACAAATCCTGAAGGATATGGGGATTACAGAATATGAGCCAAGAGTTATAAATCAGATGTTGGAGTTTGCCTTCCGATATGTGACCACAATTCTAGATGATGCAAAAATTTATTCAAGCCATGCTAAGAAAGCTACCGTTGATGCAGATGATGTGCGCTTGGCAATCCAGTGTCGTGCTGACCAGTCTTTTACCTCTCCTCCCCCGAGAGATTTTTTATTAGATATTGCAAGGCAAAGAAATCAAACCCCTTTGCCATTGATCAAGCCATATTCAGGCCCTAGACTGCCACCTGACAGATACTGCTTGACTGCTCCAAACTATAGACTTAAGTCTTTACAAAAAAAAGCATCTACTTCTGCGGGAAGAATAACAGTTCCACGACTAAGTGTTGGATCAGTTACTAGCAGACCAAGTACTCCCACACTTGGCACACCGACCCCACAAACCATGTCTGTTTCAACTAAAGTAGGGGCTCCAATGTCCCTCACAGGGCAAAGGTTTACAGTCCAGATGCCCACTTCGCAGTCGCCAAGTGTAAAAGCATCAATTCCTGCAACGTCAGCAGTTCAGAATGTTCTGATTAATCCATCATTAATTGGGTCCAAAAACATTCTTATAACAACTAACATGGTGTCATCACAAAATACTACCAATGAATCATCAAATGCATTGAAAAGAAAAcgtgatgatgacgatgacgatgatgatgacgatgatgactATGATAATCTGTGA
- the AK6 gene encoding adenylate kinase isoenzyme 6: MLLTNILLTGTPGVGKTTLGKELASRSGLKYINVGDLAREGQLYDGYDEEYDCPILDEDRVVDELENQMSEGGVIVDYHGCDFFPERWFHIVFVLKTDNSILYKRLETRGYNEKKLKDNIQCEIFQVLHEEALASYKEEIVHQLPSNKPEELEDNINQILKWIEQWIKDHSS; this comes from the exons ATGTTGCTTACGAACATCCTGCTCACCG GTACACCAGGGGTTGGAAAAACCACGCTGGGCAAAGAGCTTGCATCAAGATCAGGACTGAAATACATTAATGTGGGTGATTTAGCTCGAGAAG GGCAGTTATATGATGGCTATGATGAAGAGTATGATTGTCCCATTTTAGATGAAGATAGA GTAGTTGATGAGTTAGAAAACCAAATGAGTGAAGGTGGAGTTATTGTTGATTACCATGGTTGTGATTTCTTCCCTGAACGCTGGTTTCACATAGTTTTTGTGCTGAAAACAGATAACAGTATATTATACAAAAGACTTGAAACaag gGGTTATAATGAGAAGAAACTAAAAGATAATATTCAGTGTGAAATATTTCAAGTTCTTCATGAAGAAGCATTAGCATCCTACAAGGAAGAAATAGTTCATCAGCTGCCCAGCAATAAACCAGAAGAGCTAGAGGATAATATCAATCAGATATTGAAATGGATTGAGCAATGGATCAAAGATCATAGCTCTTAA